From Rhodothermales bacterium, the proteins below share one genomic window:
- the menD gene encoding 2-succinyl-5-enolpyruvyl-6-hydroxy-3-cyclohexene-1-carboxylic-acid synthase, translating into MIFATSNISQLWAYLLVDELVRNGVRHFFLSPGSRSTPLVVAIAEHPDARATVHYDERGSSFAALGFARGARQPACWVTTSGTALANGYPAVVEAAVDGVPMILLTADRPPELRDTGANQTIDQVKLFGDHVRAFIDLPAPTLDIPPAFVLTTVDRAVHAAGERPGPVHLNAMFREPLAPTNDRFDHAGYLAGLGAWRAHRRPYTVYERPVSAVTPPTGAEAPLRAARRGLILAGRLSPEAARAAQALSDAWQWPLLPDVGSQLRLGEEGVVSHADLLAGSPAFLRQYAPDAVLQLGDRIVSKRINALTTGISPYVVVHASGDRLDPGHVVSHRVQADVGAFCRGLIDAGPPIAEAGWFEGWRAADGRVAEWLQERFVREPALTEPHVARLISERIPAGSGLCLASSMPVRDMDRFASGRSLRVHVATNRGASGIDGTVATAAGLAIGLDRPVTLLIGDLALLHDLNSLPLLKAVGHPIVVILVNNQGGGIFSFLPISLFPTVFEHYFATPHAFTFEHAAMQFGLDYAAPADAGGFQDAYDAALARPGATLIEVRTDRAANVLEHREFDLSIDRLFSA; encoded by the coding sequence TTGATTTTCGCGACGTCAAATATTAGTCAGCTCTGGGCGTATCTGCTCGTCGACGAACTGGTTCGGAACGGCGTTCGTCACTTTTTCCTCTCGCCGGGATCTCGATCGACGCCGCTCGTCGTGGCCATCGCCGAACATCCGGACGCCCGCGCCACGGTGCACTACGACGAACGGGGCAGCAGCTTTGCCGCCCTCGGGTTCGCCCGCGGCGCCCGTCAACCCGCGTGCTGGGTGACGACCTCGGGCACCGCGCTCGCCAACGGGTATCCCGCTGTCGTCGAGGCGGCGGTGGATGGCGTGCCCATGATCCTCTTGACGGCCGACCGGCCGCCGGAGCTGCGGGACACGGGCGCGAACCAGACCATCGACCAGGTCAAACTTTTCGGAGACCACGTGCGGGCGTTTATCGACCTGCCGGCTCCAACGCTCGACATCCCCCCCGCCTTTGTGCTCACCACGGTCGACCGCGCCGTCCACGCCGCGGGGGAGCGGCCAGGGCCGGTGCATCTCAATGCCATGTTTCGCGAGCCCCTGGCCCCGACAAACGATCGGTTCGATCACGCCGGCTACCTCGCCGGGCTTGGCGCCTGGCGCGCGCATCGCCGGCCGTACACCGTCTACGAACGCCCCGTCTCGGCCGTGACGCCGCCTACCGGGGCCGAAGCGCCGTTGCGCGCGGCCCGCCGAGGCCTCATCCTGGCCGGCCGACTGTCCCCCGAGGCGGCGCGCGCCGCGCAGGCCCTTTCCGACGCGTGGCAGTGGCCGTTGCTGCCGGATGTCGGCTCGCAGCTCCGCCTGGGGGAAGAAGGGGTCGTCTCCCACGCCGATCTGCTCGCCGGCAGCCCCGCGTTTCTGCGCCAATATGCGCCTGATGCCGTCCTGCAACTGGGCGACCGGATCGTATCGAAGCGGATCAACGCCCTTACGACAGGGATTTCTCCGTACGTCGTCGTGCATGCCTCGGGCGATCGTCTGGATCCCGGGCATGTCGTGAGCCATCGGGTTCAGGCCGATGTGGGCGCCTTTTGTCGGGGGCTGATCGACGCCGGCCCTCCGATCGCCGAAGCCGGCTGGTTCGAAGGGTGGCGCGCGGCTGATGGGCGGGTGGCAGAGTGGTTGCAGGAGCGTTTCGTTCGGGAGCCGGCGCTGACCGAGCCCCACGTCGCCCGCCTGATCTCCGAGCGGATCCCTGCCGGCTCCGGGTTGTGTCTGGCGAGCAGCATGCCCGTGCGCGACATGGACCGGTTTGCGTCCGGCCGGTCCTTGCGTGTACACGTGGCGACGAATCGGGGGGCGAGCGGGATCGATGGGACGGTTGCCACGGCGGCCGGCCTCGCGATTGGCCTGGATCGGCCCGTGACCCTGCTGATCGGGGATCTGGCGTTGTTACACGACCTCAACTCCCTGCCTCTGCTCAAGGCCGTCGGCCATCCTATCGTCGTCATCCTCGTCAATAATCAGGGGGGCGGAATTTTCTCCTTTCTACCAATCTCACTATTTCCTACCGTGTTCGAACACTATTTTGCCACCCCGCATGCGTTCACGTTCGAACACGCCGCGATGCAGTTCGGGCTGGACTATGCGGCTCCGGCGGATGCCGGCGGTTTTCAGGACGCCTACGACGCCGCGCTCGCGCGCCCGGGCGCAACCCTCATCGAGGTCCGCACCGACCGCGCCGCGAACGTCCTGGAGCACCGCGAGTTCGACCTTTCGATCGACCGTTTATTTAGCGCGTAA